A genomic window from Cydia amplana chromosome 3, ilCydAmpl1.1, whole genome shotgun sequence includes:
- the LOC134662463 gene encoding heat shock protein 75 kDa, mitochondrial, with translation MSALRARLGSSTLCARKFLLQSANNTKHFAARVISVKTQNDSYFVRPYSQRPYSTATESKTEKEVLKGSSEKKEFQAETRMLLDIVARSLYSDKEVFIRELISNASDALEKFRYLTVSAAPESKQLEHVDRPLEIKLTTDKQNRTITFQDSGIGMTKEELTQNLGTIARSGSKSFIEEIKKQGAEQASSIIGQFGVGFYSAFMVADKIEVFTRSSIAGSPGFKWSSDGSGMYEIQEADGVPIGTKIVVYLKTDCREFSDNDTVKGIIKKYSNFISSPILLNNEQVNSIKPLWLMEPKEVTQEQHIEFYRFIGNTYDKPRFTLHYKTDVPVSIRSILYVPEGKPGLFELSRDSDVGVALYCRKILIKNKAENILPKWMRFVKGVVDSEDIPLNLSRELLQNSSLIVKLRTVLANRFLKFMCDSAQKDPVGYDAFYKDYAIFLKEGIVTSQSSIEKEEVAKLLRFESSKLEKGIRTSMTEYNARQKNESRTIYYLAAPSRELAESSPYFESLKKRDIEVLFCYDTYDELVLLELKEFGGRQLVSVESDMQTEPDTKQDSVIGSQGLQQPQVDELIKFLKSKLDGKVFDVRTTQKLDSHPCVIIVQEMAAARHFIRTQAQSLSEENRYALLRPQLEINAKHPIIEKLHKLLSTDKELAEMVANQLFSNAMVTAGLVMDPRNLITHINELLVKALEKH, from the exons atgtcagcTTTGCGGGCTAGACTCGGATCCTCAACATTATGTGCACGAAAATTTCTTCTACAGTCTGCAAACAATACAAAACATTTCGCGGCAAGGGTCATATCTGTTAAAACACAAAACG ATTCTTATTTCGTTCGGCCATATTCGCAAAGACCATACAGCACAGCAACAGAAAGCAAAACTGAAAAAGAAGTATTGAAAGGATCTTCAGAAAAGAAAGAATTCCAAGCGGAAACACGAATGCTTTTGGATATTGTCGCCAGATCACTTTATTCTGATAAAGAA gtatttattagagAACTCATTTCAAATGCAAGTGATGCATTGGAAAAATTTAGATACTTGACGGTCAGCGCTGCGCCAGAGTCAAAGCAATTGGAACATGTTGACAGGCCGCTCGAAATCAAACTCACCACAGACAAGCAGAATAGGACCATCACTTTCCAG GATTCAGGTATTGGAATGACCAAAGAAGAGCTCACACAGAATTTGGGTACTATAGCCCGCTCTGGCTCCAAATCCTTCATTGAGGAAATCAAGAAGCAAGGGGCTGAACAAGCTAGTTCTATTATTGGCCAGTTTGGAGTTGGCTTCTACTCTGCATTCATGGTTGCTGACAAAATTGAAGTGTTCACTAGAAGCAGCATTGCAGGTTCACCAGGATTCAAATGGAGTTCTGATGG CTCTGGGATGTATGAGATTCAAGAAGCTGATGGTGTTCCAATTGGAACTAAGATTGTAGTCTATCTAAAGACAGATTGCAGAGAATTTTCGGATAATGATACAGTTAAGG GCATCATCAAAAAATACAGTAATTTTATCAGCAGCCCTATTTTATTGAACAATGAACAAGTCAATTCTATTAAG CCTCTTTGGTTAATGGAGCCTAAGGAAGTGACACAGGAGCAACATATAGAGTTCTACAGATTTATTGGCAACACATATGACAAACCGCGTTTCACCCTCCACTACAAGACTGATGTACCGGTCAGCATACGGTCCATTCTTTATGTTCCGGAAGGCAAACCGGGTCTTTTTGAACTGTCCCGAGACTCGGATGTTGGTGTAGCTTTGTATTGCAGaaaaattttgattaaaaacaaAGCGGAAAATATATTACCCAAGTGGATGAGGTTTGTTAAAG GTGTGGTGGATTCAGAAGACATTCCTTTAAATTTAAGTAGAGAATTACTTCAAAACAGCAGTTTGATTGT caAACTACGAACAGTCCTGGCAAACAGGTTCCTTAAATTCATGTGTGATAGTGCCCAAAAGGATCCGGTGGGGTATGATGCGTTTTACAAAGATTATGCTATATTCCTAAAGGAAGGAATTGTTACTAGTCAGAGTTCGATTGAGAAG gaaGAAGTAGCAAAGCTGCTTCGATTTGAATCGTCCAAGCTAGAGAAGGGAATCAGAACATCAATGACAGAATATAACGCACGTCAGAAGAATGAATCTAGAACTATCTACTATTTAGCCGCTCCTAG TCGTGAGTTGGCGGAATCATCGCCATACTTCGAATCTCTGAAGAAGCGTGACATCGAAGTGCTTTTCTGTTACGATACATACGATGAGTTGGTGTTGCTGGAGCTAAAGGAGTTCGGCGGGCGGCAGCTCGTGTCCGTGGAGAGCGACATGCAGACCGAGCCAGACACCAAGCAAGACTCCGTCATAG GATCCCAAGGGCTCCAGCAACCACAAGTCGATGAGCTTATCAAATTCCTAAAGTCCAAATTAGATGGGAAAGTGTTCGACGTTAGAACTACACAAAAACTGGATTCGCATCCATGCGTGATCATCGTACAAGAAATGGCGGCGGCTCGGCATTTCATCAGGACCCAAGCGCAGAGCCTAAGTGAAGAAAACAGATACGCTTTGCTGAGGCCCCAACTTGAAATTAATGCTAA gcATCCTATAATCGAGAAGTTGCACAAGCTTCTTTCAACTGATAAGGAGCTAGCTGAGATGGTAGCTAATCAGTTATTCTCTAATGCCATGGTCACTGCTGGCCTCGTTATGGACCCAAGAAACTTGATCACGCACATCAACGAGCTGCTGGTTAAAGCTTTAGAGAAACATTAG
- the LOC134662464 gene encoding neurotactin: MSTLDINKIEAEEENKTPDKKQIEAEEKEVMLKNDSENNEMNAEVKAEGEGLVKAALSQEVIEQGREVKPKFIPIGAIKMPGFFTRNSDKPKDDEVIEKDAENEKTEESKPKRNHFQFLHTCPFTKFLHHPTQNDKDGTIVEEKKGIRLPKINVDYQKYFQKRSNKDPEATLASMETLEDKLDTPNDGMENVKLDPEEAVDGKVATKLPFKERIRQRKFIIDDLIVGAVVVLVLLAVVVGVIVGASAGPPAQRPLRLGRYMTTLSSCGPLEGILDEGVYKFYSIPYAVPPIGDLRFTYAQSLNNISLCWNGTLQTHKPGPLCMQFKENERTIIGEEDCLTLDVVTPQVRYDSPLPVVVLIGADTLAGGISPAQPSALYARTKEVVFVRPNFRLGPFGFLALDILSKTKYPETSGNYGLSDLLVALRWVKSNIHHFGGDPDSVTLLGHRAGATLAAALTTVPKAQKLYSRAFLSSGSVIFPGKPLKDSYPLNEEFKQNSKCNDAACLRRMKPEAVMTAVPATWLGSDVGSLPKTNEMKHSWLVLDGAYVTRHAFEAWDLQKESKETGKERAFKPMVFGTTAHSGHSDLLRMKHLNWTAEHVESVVNDSVIGDKKLTGAVFAHSTRTYRGLVELVSAVRTLCPLVSLARLRLGAALYVVAGSGAGAAGAGLAGVDADLEAILGTFDSEVVEQRRFMAAMQQLFYYFVWNGRLPAPETGLMEVGQDVLPLHGLPLCDLLIREDIVPRYAHVD, translated from the exons ATGAGTACAttggatataaataaaattgaggCCGAGGAAGAAAATAAGACGCCCGATAAGAAACAAATCGAGGCGGAAGAAAAGGAGGTGATGTTGAAGAATGATAGCGAGAACAATGAAATGAATGCTGAAGTGAAGGCAGAGGGCGAGGGGCTGGTGAAGGCGGCGCTGTCACAGGAGGTCATTGAGCAGGGCAGGGAAGTGAAACCCAAGTTTATTCCCATTGGTGCCATTAAAATGCCTGGGTTTTTCACCAGAAACTCTGACAAACCTAAG GATGATGAAGTCATTGAGAAGGATGCAGAGAATGAAAAGACTGAGGAGAGCAAGCCCAAACGCAACCACTTCCAGTTTCTGCACACATGCCCCTTCACCAAGTTCCTGCACCACCCCACTCAGAATGATAAAG ATGGTACCATTGTAGAAGAAAAAAAAGGTATTCGCTTACCAAAAATTAATGTGGATTATCAAAAATACTTCCAAAAGAGGTCTAACAAAGACCCTGAGGCAACCCTTGCTTCCATGGAGACATTGGAAGACAAGCTAGACACACCCAATGATGGAAtggaaaatgttaaattagatccagaa GAAGCTGTTGATGGCAAAGTGGCCACGAAACTGCCTTTCAAAGAAAGAATTCGACAGAGGAAGTTTATAATTG ACGACCTGATCGTGGGCGCGGTGGTGGTGCTGGTGCTGCTGGCCGTGGTGGTGGGCGTCATCGTGGGCGCCAGCGCAGGGCCGCCCGCGCAGCGCCCGCTGCGGCTCGGCCGCTACATGACCACGCTCTCCTCCTGCGGGCCCCTGGAGGG tATCTTGGATGAAGGCGTGTACAAGTTCTACAGCATTCCGTACGCCGTGCCACCTATCGGAGACTTGAGGTTCACGTATGCTCAATCACTTAACAATATATCGCTGTGCTGGAATGGCACTCTTCAAACCCACAAGCCTGGGCCGCTCTGCATGCAGTTTAAAGAAAACGAACGAACTATTATAGGCGAAGAAGACTGCTTAACGCTGGATGTGGTCACTCCTCAAGTCAGGTACGATTCTCCCCTGCCGGTGGTCGTTCTGATAGGAGCCGACACCCTCGCCGGCGGCATCAGTCCCGCTCAACCGTCCGCTCTGTACGCGCGCACCAAGGAGGTGGTTTTCGTGCGACCCAATTTCAGACTCGGACCCTTCGGGTTTTTGGCTCTCGACATTCTCTCCAAAACCAAATATCCGGAGACCTCGGGCAACTACGGCCTGAGCGATCTGCTAGTCGCGTTACGGTGGGTGAAGTCGAATATTCATCACTTCGGCGGCGACCCCGACTCCGTCACGCTGCTCGGGCACCGCGCCGGCGCCACGCTCGCCGCCGCGCTCACCACCGTGCCCAAAGCTCAGAAGTTGTACTCTAGAGCTTTCCTCTCGTCCGGCTCCGTTATATTCCCCGGCAAACCCCTGAAAGATTCGTACCCACTAAATGAGGAATTCAAACAGAACAGCAAATGCAACGACGCCGCCTGTTTACGCCGCATGAAGCCGGAGGCGGTGATGACGGCCGTGCCGGCCACGTGGCTCGGGTCCGACGTCGGCTCTCTTCCGAAGACGAACGAGATGAAACACTCCTGGCTGGTCCTGGACGGCGCGTACGTGACGCGCCACGCCTTCGAGGCCTGGGACCTCCAGAAGGAGTCGAAAGAGACCGGCAAGGAGCGAGCGTTCAAGCCGATGGTGTTCGGAACGACCGCGCACTCGGGCCACTCGGACCTCCTGCGCATGAAACACCTGAACTGGACCGCCGAGCACGTGGAGAGCGTCGTCAACGACAGCGTGATCGGCGACAAGAAGCTGACCGGCGCGGTGTTCGCGCACTCGACCAGGACGTACCGGGGGCTGGTGGAGCTGGTGTCGGCGGTGCGCACGCTGTGCCCGCTGGTGAGCCTGGCGCGGCTGCGGCTGGGCGCGGCGCTGTACGTGGTGGCGGGCtcgggcgccggcgcggcgggcgcggggcTGGCGGGCGTGGACGCCGACCTGGAGGCCATCCTGGGCACCTTCGACTCGGAGGTGGTGGAGCAGCGCCGCTTCATGGCCGCCATGCAGCAGCTGTTCTACTACTTCGTGTGGAACGGCCGCCTGCCCGCGCCCGAGACCGGCCTCATGGAGGTCGGCCAGGACGTGCTGCCGCTGCACGGGCTGCCGCTCTGCGACCTGCTCATCCGGGAGGATATAGTGCCGAGGTATGCTCACGTCGATTAG